Proteins encoded together in one Gloeomargarita sp. SKYB120 window:
- a CDS encoding DUF1816 domain-containing protein has product MRFKDSFRELYISVLERVGLAWWVEMRTAQPPCLYYFGPFATRAEAEAAQPGYLEDLLGEQAEGITWTIRQCRPSVLTIENPPGDAPASVNGQSAAAPKPELPLG; this is encoded by the coding sequence ATGAGATTTAAAGATTCGTTTCGGGAACTGTATATTTCGGTGCTGGAGCGGGTCGGTTTGGCCTGGTGGGTAGAGATGCGGACAGCGCAGCCCCCTTGCCTGTACTACTTTGGGCCGTTTGCCACCCGCGCGGAGGCGGAGGCGGCGCAGCCAGGGTATTTGGAGGACTTGCTGGGGGAACAGGCTGAAGGGATTACCTGGACGATTCGCCAGTGTCGTCCATCGGTGCTGACGATTGAAAATCCACCAGGGGACGCACCTGCCAGCGTCAACGGTCAGTCAGCGGCGGCTCCCAAGCCAGAGCTGCCTTTGGGATAA
- a CDS encoding glycosyltransferase — MLALLVGLAGLAWLGMAWFRGGFWRADQVLPAAVRTLRAWPSVAVLVPARNEAETLPQTLPSLGCQDYPGALAIWVIDDQSDDETASIIQSIAQTSRHPVYLLAGVPLPTGWTGKLWALEQGWQAIQSQGERYQYVLLTDADICHAPDGLRRLVSKAETEDLGLVSWMVKLRCVSWWDRLLLPAFVFFFQKLYPFPWVNDSKRPTAAAAGGCILLRSEILRRLGGFASLRNALIDDCTLAQRVKGLGFSLWLGLTDQTVSVRRYGSLASIWQMVTRTAFTQLQYSPWRLLGTVLGMSLVYLGPPVGSLWGGLTGQWLWAALALATWGLMAALYAPTLRWYNLPWHWGFTLPLAAALYTLMTLDSARRHWQGKGSAWKGRVYPKGSSGLGAAAD, encoded by the coding sequence ATGCTGGCGCTTTTGGTGGGACTGGCGGGACTGGCCTGGCTCGGGATGGCCTGGTTCCGAGGCGGTTTCTGGCGAGCGGACCAGGTGCTGCCGGCTGCTGTGAGAACGCTCCGTGCCTGGCCGAGCGTTGCCGTGTTGGTCCCGGCGCGCAACGAAGCAGAGACCTTGCCCCAGACCCTGCCTAGCCTCGGGTGTCAGGATTACCCCGGCGCCTTGGCCATCTGGGTCATTGATGACCAGAGTGACGATGAGACGGCCAGCATCATTCAATCCATCGCCCAGACGAGCCGACATCCGGTGTACTTGCTGGCTGGGGTGCCCCTGCCGACGGGTTGGACGGGGAAACTTTGGGCGCTGGAGCAGGGCTGGCAAGCAATCCAATCCCAAGGCGAACGATATCAGTATGTGTTGCTGACGGACGCTGATATTTGTCATGCGCCCGATGGCCTCCGGCGTTTAGTGAGCAAGGCGGAAACGGAAGACCTGGGCCTGGTGTCCTGGATGGTGAAGCTGCGCTGTGTGTCCTGGTGGGACCGTCTGCTGCTCCCCGCGTTTGTGTTCTTTTTCCAAAAGCTCTACCCGTTTCCCTGGGTCAACGACTCCAAGCGTCCAACCGCTGCTGCCGCTGGAGGTTGTATCTTGCTGCGTAGCGAGATTCTCCGGAGGCTGGGGGGATTTGCTTCCTTGCGAAACGCCCTGATTGACGACTGCACCTTGGCGCAACGAGTCAAGGGGTTGGGGTTTTCCTTGTGGCTAGGCTTGACAGACCAAACGGTGAGCGTGCGCCGCTACGGTTCCCTGGCCAGCATCTGGCAAATGGTGACCCGCACCGCGTTTACCCAGTTGCAGTACTCTCCCTGGCGGCTGTTGGGCACCGTCCTGGGCATGAGCCTGGTGTACCTGGGGCCGCCAGTGGGAAGCTTGTGGGGCGGTCTGACCGGACAGTGGCTGTGGGCGGCCCTTGCCCTGGCGACCTGGGGACTGATGGCAGCGCTGTATGCCCCCACCCTGCGCTGGTACAACTTACCCTGGCACTGGGGGTTCACCTTGCCCCTAGCGGCGGCGCTCTACACCTTGATGACCCTGGACTCCGCTCGCCGTCATTGGCAGGGAAAAGGCAGCGCCTGGAAAGGCCGAGTTTATCCCAAAGGCAGCTCTGGCTTGGGAGCCGCCGCTGACTGA